In a single window of the Mesoplodon densirostris isolate mMesDen1 chromosome 18, mMesDen1 primary haplotype, whole genome shotgun sequence genome:
- the LOC132477938 gene encoding ADP-ribosylation factor 2 isoform X2 yields MGNVFEKLFKSLFGKKEMRILMVGLDAAGKTTILYKLKLGEIVTTIPTIGFNVETVEYKNISFTVWDVGGQDKIRPLWRHYFQNTQGLIFVVDSNDRERVNEAREELTRMLAEDELRDAVLLVFVNKQDLPNAMNAAEITDKLGLRSLRQRSWYIQATCATSGDGLYEGLDWLSNQLKIQ; encoded by the exons ATGGGGAACGTTTTTGAAAAACTGTTTAAAAGTCTATTTGGGAAAAAAGAGATGCGGATTCTTATGGTGGGTTTGGATGCCGCTGGAAAAACCACCATCTTGTATAAATTGAAGCTGGGAGAGATTGTGACTACCATCCCTACGATAG GTTTCAACGTGGAGACGGTAGAATATAAAAACATCAGCTTCACAGTCTGGGATGTTGGTGGCCAGGACAAAATCAGACCTTTGTGGCGACATTATTTCCAGAACACACAAG GTCTGATTTTTGTGGTCGACAGTAATGACAGAGAGCGGGTCAATGAAGCCCGAGAAGAACTAACCAGAATGTTAGCCGAAGATGAGCTCAGAGATGCAGTTTTATTGGTGTTTGTAAATAAACAG GATCTTCCCAATGCTATGAACGCAGCAGAGATAACGGACAAGCTTGGCTTACGTTCCCTCCGCCAGAGAAGCTGGTACATTCAGGCTACTTGTGCCACCAGTGGAGATGGGCTTTACGAAGGCCTGGACTGGCTCTCCAACCAGCTCAAAATCCAGTGA
- the LOC132477938 gene encoding ADP-ribosylation factor 2 isoform X1 produces MEPRAHWYKSSKGRRVIGWLLFPPHACRHFAERIGNPKGRGIGIRGQFGDRSQNSVTMGNVFEKLFKSLFGKKEMRILMVGLDAAGKTTILYKLKLGEIVTTIPTIGFNVETVEYKNISFTVWDVGGQDKIRPLWRHYFQNTQGLIFVVDSNDRERVNEAREELTRMLAEDELRDAVLLVFVNKQDLPNAMNAAEITDKLGLRSLRQRSWYIQATCATSGDGLYEGLDWLSNQLKIQ; encoded by the exons ATGGAACCTCGCGCTCACTGGTACAAAAGCTCCAAGGGGCGACGGGTGATTGGTTGGTTACTGTTCCCGCCCCACGCCTGTCGCCATTTCGCAGAGAGGATCGGAAATCCTAAAGGCCGCGGTATTGGTATCCGTGGTCAGTTTGGGGACCG gtCACAGAATTCAGTTACAATGGGGAACGTTTTTGAAAAACTGTTTAAAAGTCTATTTGGGAAAAAAGAGATGCGGATTCTTATGGTGGGTTTGGATGCCGCTGGAAAAACCACCATCTTGTATAAATTGAAGCTGGGAGAGATTGTGACTACCATCCCTACGATAG GTTTCAACGTGGAGACGGTAGAATATAAAAACATCAGCTTCACAGTCTGGGATGTTGGTGGCCAGGACAAAATCAGACCTTTGTGGCGACATTATTTCCAGAACACACAAG GTCTGATTTTTGTGGTCGACAGTAATGACAGAGAGCGGGTCAATGAAGCCCGAGAAGAACTAACCAGAATGTTAGCCGAAGATGAGCTCAGAGATGCAGTTTTATTGGTGTTTGTAAATAAACAG GATCTTCCCAATGCTATGAACGCAGCAGAGATAACGGACAAGCTTGGCTTACGTTCCCTCCGCCAGAGAAGCTGGTACATTCAGGCTACTTGTGCCACCAGTGGAGATGGGCTTTACGAAGGCCTGGACTGGCTCTCCAACCAGCTCAAAATCCAGTGA